TTCTCCTTCAGCCTTCAGCGTAGCTGAGGCACCTGGTGTCAGTAATTGTACTGACTGGACTGGAAAACCAAGAATAGCTCTGACATGCACTGCAAATTGAGATAAATCCTGCGTTGCCATCGTTACCATCCCCGTATCATGAGGTCTAGGGGATACTTCACTAAACAATACGCCTCGATCCGTCAAGAAAAGCTCCACTCCAAAAATACCAAAACCTCCGAGCTGATCGGTAACTGCCTTGGCAATAGACTGAGCTTCATCCAGAAGTTCCGCCTTCATAAAGTGAGGCTGCCATGATTCGACATAATCCCCGTCCTTCTGAATATGCCCAATAGGTGGACAAAATATCGTGCCAGACACGGACCGCACCGTTAAAAGTGTAATCTCGCTTTCAAAGGTAACGAATGCCTCTACGATAACACGAGTGCCTTTAGCTCTCGCTCCATCCAAAGCAGTGTTCCAGCATTCTTCCGCATCCTCCGGTCTTTTGCAAACACTCTGACCTTTGCCGGAAGAACTCATAATCGGCTTGATGACACAAGGAGTGCCTAGTTCTGCAACGGCTTGATGCAGTTCTTCCAGACTATCTGCAAAACGATAATCCGCTGTTGGCAATCCAAGTTCTTCAGCAGCAAGTCGGCGAATGCCTTCTCTGTCCATGGTCAGACGAGCCGCTCGTGCGGTCGGAACAACGAAGAAACCTTCCTCTTCAAGCTCTTGAAGAGCATGAGTAGCGATTGCTTCAATCTCCGGAACAATAACATCCGGTTTTTCTGAGCGAATAAGCGTTTTAAGCGCCTCTGCATCCAGCATATCAATAACATGTGAACGATGAGCTACACCCATCGCTGGTGCATCGCTATAACGGTC
This genomic stretch from Paenibacillus sp. FSL H7-0737 harbors:
- the purT gene encoding formate-dependent phosphoribosylglycinamide formyltransferase, producing MWGAPFSAQSRKLLLLGSGELGKEVIIEAQRLGVETVAVDRYSDAPAMGVAHRSHVIDMLDAEALKTLIRSEKPDVIVPEIEAIATHALQELEEEGFFVVPTARAARLTMDREGIRRLAAEELGLPTADYRFADSLEELHQAVAELGTPCVIKPIMSSSGKGQSVCKRPEDAEECWNTALDGARAKGTRVIVEAFVTFESEITLLTVRSVSGTIFCPPIGHIQKDGDYVESWQPHFMKAELLDEAQSIAKAVTDQLGGFGIFGVELFLTDRGVLFSEVSPRPHDTGMVTMATQDLSQFAVHVRAILGFPVQSVQLLTPGASATLKAEGEGRAFVVTGIGEALDLPRTQVRVFGKPEVRPGRRMAVALSAAENVEIARTVAKQAASMLKVEVNEDEQ